In Rhodamnia argentea isolate NSW1041297 chromosome 11, ASM2092103v1, whole genome shotgun sequence, one genomic interval encodes:
- the LOC115732143 gene encoding glycerophosphodiester phosphodiesterase GDPD1, chloroplastic has translation MALKAVHVSDVPNLDQVPEGPSVALYSAGFARGEARAPFKAPKFLVIGHRGHGMNVLQSSDKRMRGFKENSLLSFNAAAKHPIDFVEFDVQVTKDDCPVIFHDDVILSEDNGTIFEKRVTELCLAEFLCYGPQRENGKIGHSLLRKTKDGKIVKWEVEEEDALCTLQEAFEMVEPSLGFNIELKFDDHIVYQQDHLVHVLQAILKVVFECAQGRPIIFSSFQPDAALLVRKLQSIYPVFFLTNGGTEIYYDSRRNSLEEAVKLCLEGGLQGIVSEVMGVFRNPAAVPKIKESKLSLLTYGKLNNVSEAVYIQHLMGIDGVIVDLVQEITEAVSDLIKPAKEEGLGDCVGEVEVGKVESKPQFSEKELAFLLKLIPQLIQL, from the exons ATGGCTCTCAAGGCCGTGCACGTCTCCGACGTCCCCAATCTCGACCAGGTCCCGGAGGGCCCGTCCGTCGCGCTCTACTCCGCCGGCTTCGCCAGAGGCGAGGCTCGTGCTCCGTTCAAGGCGCCCAAGTTTCTGGTGATCGGGCACAGAGGGCACGGCATGAACGTGCTCCAGTCGAGCGACAAGCGGATGAGGGGATTCAAAGAGAACAGCTTGCTGTCCTTCAATGCCGCCGCGAAGCACCCGATCGATTTCGTCGAGTTCGATGTTCAG GTGACCAAAGATGACTGCCCGGTCATTTTCCACGACGACGTCATCCTCTCCGAAGACAAC ggcacgatatttgaaaaaagagTGACAGAGCTGTGCTTAGCCGAATTCCTCTGCTACGGACCGCAGAGAGAAAACGGGAAGATCGGACATTCTCTCTTGAGGAAGACAAAAGATGGGAAGATTGTGAAATGGGAAGTGGAAGAGGAAGACGCCCTCTGCACATTGCAGGAGGCTTTTGAGATGGTGGAGCCTTCGCTCGGCTTCAACATCGAATTGAAGTTCGACGACCACATCGTTTACCAGCAAGACCACCTCGTCCACGTCCTTCAGGCGATTCTGAAGGTTGTCTTCGAGTGTGCGCAAGGAAGGCCCATCATCTTCTCCTCGTTCCAACCCGACGCAGCTCTTCTGGTCAGAAAATTGCAGAGCATATACCCA GTGTTCTTCTTGACTAATGGCGGGACGGAGATTTATTACGATTCGCGGAGAAATTCATTGGAGGAGGCCGTGAAGCTGTGCTTGGAAGGGGGTCTTCAGGGGATCGTCTCGGAGGTGATGGGCGTTTTCCGAAATCCAGCGGCTGTTCCCAAGATCAAAGAGTCCAAACTCTCTCTGCTAACATATGGCAAATTAAA CAATGTTTCCGAGGCGGTGTACATTCAACACTTGATGGGCATTGATGGAGTGATTGTCGACCTGGTTCAAGAAATCACAGAGGCGGTGTCTGATCTGATCAAGCCAGCTAAGGAGGAAGGACTTGGAGATTGTGTAGGTGAAGTGGAAGTGGGGAAAGTGGAGTCGAAGCCTCAGTTCTCAGAAAAGGAGCTTGCTTTTCTTCTCAAGCTCATACCACAATTGATACAGCTATAG
- the LOC115731314 gene encoding probable protein S-acyltransferase 7: MYTVHPPQKPNPVSGSDDLRVYQNWKGSNIFFLQGRLIFGPDVRSLGLTIFLIVAPVAVFCIFVARKLMDDFPDHYGISIMVVVVVFTVYDLILLLLTSGRDPGIIPRNAHPPEPEGFDGSTDTGAGQTPQLRLPRIKEVDVNGMTVKIKYCDTCMLYRPPRCSHCSICNNCVERFDHHCPWVGQCIGHRNYRFFFMFVFSTTLLCIYVFAFCWVYIRRIMGSEETIIWKAMIKTPASIVLIVYTFISMWFVGGLTAFHLYLISTNQTTYENFRYRYERRANPYNRGVVENFKEIFFTSIPPSKNNFRAKVPREPALPTRSVGGGFMSPNMGKPAEDIEMGRKAVWGDMNSGLDLGEGQLNSTDRLNIKDGELGEMSPEIRANVEDTGERAGIHPRRSSWGRKSGSWDMSPEILALSARVGESNRATSSNNTKNEENRHS, translated from the exons atgtataCGGTGCATCCACCTCAGAAACCGAATCCCGTAAGCGGATCCGACGATTTGCGAGTCTACCAGAACTGGAAGGGCAGTAAT aTATTTTTCCTTCAAGGAAGGCTTATATTTGGTCCAGATGTAAGGTCGCTTGGCCTTACCATATTTCTCATAGTCGCTCCCGTTGCAGTTTTCTGCATCTTTGTAGCAAGGAAATTGATGGATGATTTTCCTGATCATTATGGTATATCAATAATGGTAGTTGTGGTTGTATTTACAGTTTAT GACTTAATTCTCCTCCTGCTAACTTCTGGAAGGGATCCTGGTATAATTCCGCGTAATGCACACCCTCCAGAGCCGGAAGGCTTTGATGGAAGTACAGATACTGGAGCTGGCCAAACCCCGCAGTTACGCTTGCCTCGTATTAAGGAAGTTGACGTCAACGGAATGACTGTGAAGATTAAATATTGTGACACCTGCATGCTTTATAGGCCTCCTCGTTGTTCACATTGTTCTATCTGCAATAACTGCGTGGAACGTTTTGATCACCATTGCCCATGGGTTGGGCAGTGCATTGGTCAT CGAAATtatcggttcttcttcatgTTTGTGTTCTCGACGACTCTCCTTTGTATATATGTCTTTGCGTTCTGCTGGGTCTACATCAGGAGAATCATGGGATCGGAGGAGACAATCATCTGGAAAGCAATGATCAAGACACCCGCCTCGATTGTGTTAATAGTCTACACTTTCATTTCGATGTGGTTTGTTGGCGGCCTCACTGCTTTCCATTTATATCTCATCAGTACAAATCAG ACCACATATGAGAACTTCCGGTATAGGTATGAGAGGCGAGCCAACCCCTACAACAGAGGAGTGGTGGAGAATTTCAAGGAGATATTCTTCACCAGCATCCCTCCATCCAAGAACAATTTTAGGGCAAAGGTACCTAGAGAACCTGCGTTACCAACACGATCAGTTGGTGGGGGATTCATGAGTCCAAATATGGGAAAACCGGCTGAGGACATTGAAATGGGCAGGAAAGCAGTGTGGGGAGATATGAATTCTGGTCTAGACCTTGGTGAAGGACAGCTCAACAGTACCGACCGCCTGAACATTAAGGATGGGGAATTAGGCGAAATGTCTCCTGAAATAAGGGCCAATGTGGAGGACACGGGAGAGCGCGCGGGGATTCATCCCAGGAGGTCCAGTTGGGGAAGGAAGAGCGGAAGCTGGGACATGTCGCCCGAGATTCTTGCTTTGTCGGCCAGAGTTGGAGAATCGAATCGGGCGACCAGCAGCAACAACACGAAGAATGAGGAGAATCGGCATTCGTAG